The following are encoded in a window of Castanea sativa cultivar Marrone di Chiusa Pesio chromosome 9, ASM4071231v1 genomic DNA:
- the LOC142610570 gene encoding ammonium transporter 3 member 3-like: MANSSVVPSAYLQGQSPAVPEWLNKGDNAWQMVSAALVGMQGMPGLVILYAGLVKKKWALNSAFMALFAFAAVMPCWVLWAYKMSFGEKLLPFWGKAGLAVSQDFLILQTVLPSTRYKNITALTPLYPTATMVFFQYAFAAVTVILLAGSVLGRMSIRAWMAFVPLWITFSYTVGAYSVWGGGFLFQWGVMDYSGGYVVHLASGAAGFTAAYWVGPRSREDRDEFPPNNLLLAIAGAGILWMGWTGFNGGDPFAANVDSSMAVLNTHICAATSLLVWTCWDVLFFKKPSVIGAIQGMITGLVCITPGAGLVQGWAALVMGIASGTIPWYTMMVLSKKLPFLQKVDDTLGVFHTHAVAGTLGGALTGLFAHPNLSKMFLTVPNSKGSFYGGKGGVQFWKQLVGAAFIIGWNVVATSIILNVIRLIIPLRMTDEEIKIGDDAAHGEEAYALQGQGRRENFTQNGNRNAQIELEEP, encoded by the exons ATGGCAAACTCTTCAGTTGTTCCATCGGCATACCTTCAAGGCCAAAGTCCAGCCGTGCCTGAATGGCTAAACAAAGGAGACAATGCATGGCAGATGGTATCTGCAGCACTAGTTGGCATGCAAGGCATGCCTGGGCTAGTGATTCTCTACGCAGGCCTAGTGAAGAAGAAATGGGCTTTAAACTCAGCTTTCATGGCTCTATTTGCCTTTGCAGCTGTAATGCCTTGTTGGGTATTGTGGGCTTACAAGATGTCATTCGGTGAAAAGCTTCTTCCATTTTGGGGTAAAGCTGGCCTTGCTGTTTCTCAAGACTTTTTGATACTACAAACAGTTTTACCCTCCACACGGTACAAAAATATTACTGCTTTAACTCCTTTATACCCTACAGCTACTATGGTGTTCTTCCAGTATGCCTTTGCTGCTGTGACTGTGATTTTGCTTGCTGGTTCAGTTCTGGGTCGGATGAGTATCAGAGCTTGGATGGCCTTTGTACCACTATGGATCACTTTCTCTTACACTGTTGGTGCATACAGTGTATGGGGTGGTGGCTTCCTTTTCCAATGGGGTGTCATGGATTATTCAGGTGGTTATGTTGTCCATTTAGCTTCTGGTGCAGCAGGATTCACAGCAGCTTATTGG GTTGGACCAAGATCGAGGGAGGACCGAGATGAATTCCCACCTAACAATCTATTACTAGCAATCGCTGGTGCTGGAATTCTTTGGATGGGATGGACTGGTTTCAATGGTGGAGATCCCTTTGCTGCCAACGTGGATTCCTCTATGGCGGTTCTCAACACTCACATTTGTGCAGCCACCAGTCTGTTGGTATGGACATGCTGGGATGTGTTATTCTTCAAGAAACCATCTGTGATTGGAGCCATCCAAGGAATGATAACTGGCTTGGTCTGTATAACTCCTGGTGCAG GTCTTGTTCAAGGCTGGGCTGCCTTGGTAATGGGAATAGCTTCTGGGACTATTCCATGGTACACAATGATGGTTTTGAGCAAGAAGCTGCCATTTTTGCAAAAGGTTGATGACACCCTTGGTGTCTTTCATACTCACGCTGTTGCCGGAACCTTAGGTGGAGCTCTTACTGGACTCTTTGCTCATCCAAACCTCTCTAAAATGTTCCTAACTGTCCCCAATTCAAAGGGGTCCTTCTATGGTGGTAAGGGGGGAGTTCAATTTTGGAAGCAGTTGGTAGGAGCAGCTTTTATTATAGGTTGGAATGTAGTAGCAACATCCATCATACTCAATGTCATTAGACTTATAATACCCCTTCGAATGACCGATGAAGAGATCAAGATTGGGGATGATGCAGCTCATGGAGAAGAAGCCTATGCTCTACAAGGGCAAGGACGAAGGGAAAATTTTACTCAAAATGGTAATCGTAATGCTCAGATTGAACTTGAAGAACCCTGA
- the LOC142609633 gene encoding LOW QUALITY PROTEIN: uncharacterized protein LOC142609633 (The sequence of the model RefSeq protein was modified relative to this genomic sequence to represent the inferred CDS: substituted 1 base at 1 genomic stop codon), giving the protein MASDEFRLVSPAINHEGRLPRKYTDEGQGAKKNXSPPLEWYNVPEGTKTLALVVQDIDAPDPNGPIVPWTVWVVVNIPPTLKGLPEGFSGKEEEMEGDYAGIKEGITDLKVPGWRGPKLPSHGHRFEFKLYALDDEVHLGHEGQAVGGD; this is encoded by the exons ATGGCTAGCGATGAATTCAGGCTGGTATCACCTGCAATAAACCATGAAGGAAGGTTGCCCAGGAAGTACACAGACGAAGGTCAAGGTGCAAAGAAAAACTGATCTCCACCACTTGAATGGTACAACGTGCCTGAGGGAACCAAGACCCTAGCCCTTGTGGTGCAAGATATTGATGCACCAGACCCTAATGGTCCAATTGTGCCATGGACTGTTTGGGTTGTGGTGAACATTCCTCCAACCTTGAAGGGTCTCCCTGAGGGGTTTTCAGGGAAAGAAGAGGAAATGGAAGGTGACTATGCTGGGATCAAAGAAGGGATCACTGATTTGAAAGTGCCTGGTTGGCGAGGACCCAAGTTGCCTTCTCATGGTCATAGGTTCGAGTTCAAGCTTTATGCATTGGATGATGAGGTGCACCTTG GTCACGAAGGACAAGCTGTTGGAGGCGATTGA
- the LOC142610870 gene encoding BAG family molecular chaperone regulator 4: MKKSSNQKPPTASSHVEENEGIEWEMRPGGMLVQKRDDVVVDDDASAPAAAVAESTGGPTIKVTVCHGPAHHVLHVPAHSTFGDIKNAVVQKTGLEAKDQRLLFRGKEKEDEEHLHIAGVKDRSKILLLENPASKERKLEEIRKNNEISKACEAVAGVRAEVDKLLERVAALEGAVNGGTKVEEKEFVVLTELLMRQLLKLDGIEAEGEAKMQRKAEVRRVQNLVEKLDNLKARNSNPNINNSNAVSVTTKWETFDSGVGSLNAPTSSSSAKVTEDWENFD, from the exons ATGAAGAAGAGCTCGAACCAGAAGCCGCCAACGGCGTCGTCTCACGTCGAGGAAAATGAGGGGATCGAGTGGGAGATGAGACCTGGCGGCATGTTAGTTCAGAAGCGAGACGACGTCGTCGTTGATGATGATGCCTCTGCCCCAGCTGCTGCTGTTGCTGAATCCACAGGTGGGCCCACCATCAAGGTCACCGTCTGCCACGGCCCGGCCCACCACGTGCTCCATGTTCCGGCCCATTCTACTTTTG GGGATATAAAGAACGCTGTTGTCCAGAAAACTGGTTTAGAGGCTAAAGACCAGAGACTCTTGTTCaggggaaaagagaaagaggatGAGGAGCATCTCCACATTGCAGGCGTGAAGGATAGGTCGAAGATTTTGCTTTTGGAGAACCCTGCAAGCAAAGAGAGGAAGCTTGAGGAGATACGAAAAAATAATGAGATTTCAAAGGCGTGTGAAGCAGTTGCAGGAGTCAGAGCAGAGGTTGATAAGCTTTTGGAAAGG GTGGCTGCCTTGGAGGGGGCTGTGAATGGTGGGACAAAAGTTGAGGAGAAAGAATTTGTTGTATTGACAGAGTTGCTTATGAGGCAATTACTGAAATTGGATGGCATTGAGGCTGAAGGAGAAGCAAAAATGCAACGGAAGGCTGAG GTACGTCGTGTCCAAAATTTGGTGGAGAAACTTGACAACCTGAAGGCCAGAAACTCCAATCCAAATATCAACAATAGCAATGCTGTCTCAGTAACAACCAAATGGGAAACCTTTGACTCTGGAGTAGGAAGCTTGAATGCCCCAacctcatcatcatcagcaaAAGTAACTGAGGATTGGGAAAATTTTGATTAG
- the LOC142610869 gene encoding ammonium transporter 3 member 3-like codes for MTNASVVPSAYLQGLTPAVPEWLNKGDNEWQMISGALVCMQSMPGLVIIYAGLVKKKWALNSAFMALFAFAAVMPCCVLWAYNMSFGEKLLPFWGKAGPAVSEDFLISQTILPSTQYKNITSAATPLFPMATMVFFQYPFAAETVILLCGSVLGRMSFRAWMAFVPLWLTFSYTVSAFSVWGGGFLFQWGVMDYSGGYVVHVASGAAGYTAAYWVGPRSKEDREEFPPNNLLLALAGAGILWMGWTGFNGGDPFAANVDSSMAVINTHICTATSLLVWTCLDVIHFRKPSVIGAIQGMMTGLVCITPGAGLVQGWAALVMGIASGTIPWYTMTVLSKKLPLLQKVDDTLEIFQTHAVAGTLGGALTGLFAHPYLCSMFLTVPNSKGSFYGDDGGVQFWKQLVGAAFIIGWNVVATSIILNVIKLLIPLRMTDEDIKIGDDAVHGEEAYALQGQGRRDRTIQNGSCTVLIEEP; via the exons ATGACAAACGCTTCGGTTGTTCCATCGGCATACCTTCAAGGCCTCACTCCTGCTGTGCCTGAATGGCTAAACAAGGGTGACAATGAATGGCAGATGATATCTGGAGCACTAGTTTGCATGCAAAGCATGCCTGGGCTAGTGATCATCTATGCAGGCCTAGTAAAGAAGAAATGGGCTCTAAACTCAGCTTTCATGGCTCTATTTGCCTTTGCAGCTGTAATGCCTTGTTGCGTACTATGGGCTTACAACATGTCATTTGGTGAAAAGCTCCTTCCATTTTGGGGCAAAGCTGGGCCTGCTGTTTCTGAAGACTTTTTGATCTCACAAACCATCCTACCCTCTACACAGTACAAAAATATAACTTCAGCAGCTACACCCTTGTTCCCCATGGCTACTATGGTTTTCTTCCAATATCCTTTTGCAGCTGAGACTGTGATACTGCTTTGTGGGTCAGTTCTGGGTCGAATGAGCTTCAGAGCTTGGATGGCTTTCGTACCACTGTGGCTCACTTTCTCTTACACTGTTAGCGCATTCAGTGTTTGGGGTGGTGGCTTCCTCTTCCAGTGGGGTGTCATGGACTATTCAGGTGGTTATGTTGTCCATGTAGCCTCTGGGGCAGCAGGATACACAGCAGCTTATTGG GTTGGACCAAGATCGAAGGAGGACAGAGAAGAATTCCCACCTAACAATCTATTACTAGCACTTGCTGGTGCTGGAATTCTATGGATGGGATGGACGGGTTTCAATGGTGGAGATCCTTTTGCTGCCAACGTAGATTCCTCCATGGCTGTTATCAACACTCACATTTGTACAGCCACTAGTCTCTTGGTATGGACATGCTTGGATGTGATACACTTCAGAAAACCCTCTGTGATTGGAGCTATCCAGGGAATGATGACTGGGTTGGTCTGTATAACTCCTGGTGCAG GTCTTGTTCAGGGCTGGGCTGCACTGGTAATGGGTATAGCTTCTGGGACTATTCCATGGTACACAATGACGGTTTTGAGCAAGAAGCTGCCATTGCTGCAGAAGGTTGATGACACCCTTGAGATCTTTCAAACTCATGCTGTTGCAGGAACCTTGGGTGGAGCTCTCACTGGACTCTTTGCTCACCCATACCTCTGTAGCATGTTCCTAACTGTCCCCAATTCTAAAGGCTCCTTCTATGGTGATGATGGGGGAGTTCAATTTTGGAAGCAGTTGGTGGGGGCAGCTTTTATAATAGGTTGGAATGTAGTAGCTACGTCCATCATACTCAATGTCATTAAACTTCTAATACCCCTTCGGATGACTGACGAAGATATCAAGATTGGGGACGATGCAGTTCATGGAGAAGAAGCTTACGCTCTTCAAGGGCAAGGACGAAGGGACCGAACTATTCAGAATGGTAGTTGTACTGTACTGATTGAAGAACCCTGA